The genome window TCTTGTAGATGAACAGCTTGGGAAAGCTGACCAGAGAGCGTGACAGTCGCGTAATCTAAACAAGAGTCTCTCCGAGACGGATCCCGAGTAGCGCGGGACACGTGAAATCCCGTGTGAATCTGGCAGGACCATCTGCTAAGGCTAAATACTACCTAGCGACCGATAGTGAACCAGTACCGTGAGGGAAAGGTGAAAAGCACCCCGGGAGGGGAGTGAAATAGTACCTGAAACCGTGTGCTTACAAATAGTCGGAGCCCGTTAAAAGGGTGACGGCGTGCCTTTTGTAGAATGAACCGGCGAGTTACGGTAGCGTGCGAGGTTAAGTTGAAGAGACGGAGCCGCAGCGAAAGCGAGTCTGAATAGGGCGATAGTACGCTGCCGTAGACCCGAAACCGTGTGATCTAGCCATGTCCAGGGTGAAGGTAGGGTAACACCTACTGGAGGCCCGAACCCACGCACGTTGAAAAGTGCGGGGATGAGGTGTGGCTAGCGGTGAAATTCCAATCGAACTCGGAGATAGCTGGTTCTCCCCGAAATAGCTTTAGGGCTAGCCTCGGAATTTAGAGTCTTGGAGGTAGAGCACTGATTGGGCTAGGGGCCCTCATCGGGTTACCGAACTCAGTCAAACTCCGAATGCCAATGACTTATGTCCGGGAGTCAGACGGTGAGTGCTAAGATCCATCGTCAAAAGGGAAACAGCCCAGACCATCAGCTAAGGTCCCCAAGTATACGTTAAGTGGGAAACGATGTGGAGTTGCCCAGACAACCAGGATGTTGGCTTAGAAGCAGCCACCATTTAAAGAGTGCGTAATAGCTCACTGGTCGAGTGACTCTGCGCGGAAAATGTAACGGGGCTAAACGTATCACCGAAGCTATGGCAGTCCTTACGGACTGGGTAGGGGAGCGTTCCAAGCAGCAGTGAAGCCGTACTGGAAAGAGCGGTGGAGCGCTTGGAAGTGAGAATGCCGGTGTAAGTAGCGAAAAGACAAGTGAGAATCTTGTCCACCGAAAGCCTAAGGGTTCCTGGGGAAGGCTCGTCCTCCCAGGGTTAGTCGGGACCTAAGCTGAGGCCGAAAGGCGTAGGCGATGGACAACAGGTTGATATTCCTGTACCACCTCTGTTCCGCTTGAGCAATGGCGTGACGCAGGAGGATAGGGTGAGCGGCCTACTGGATGGCCGTCCAAGCAGCAAGCCTGGTGTGTAGGCAAATCCGCACACCATAAGGGCAAGCTGTGATGGCGAGGGAAATTTTAGTACCGAAGTCCCTGATTTCACACTGCCAAGAAAAGCGTCTAGCGAGGAATAAGGTGCCCGTACCGCAAACCGACACAGGTAGGCGAGGAGAGAATCCTAAGGTGCGCGGGATAACTCTTGCTAAGGAACTCGGCAAAATGGCCCCGTAACTTCGGGAGAAGGGGCGCCCCGGTAGGGTTTATAGCCCGAGGGGGCCGCAGTGAAAAGGCCCAAGCGACTGTTTAGCAAAAACACAGGTCTCTGCGAAGCCGCAAGGCGAAGTATAGGGGCTGACGCCTGCCCGGTGCTGGAAGGTTAAGGGGATGGGTTAGCGCAAGCGAAGCTTTGAACCGAAGCCCCAGTAAACGGCGGCCGTAACTATAACGGTCCTAAGGTAGCGAAATTCCTTGTCGGGTAAGTTCCGACCCGCACGAAAGGCGTAACGACTTGGGCGCTGTCTCGGCAAGAGACCCGGTGAAATCATAATACCTGTGAAGATGCAGGTTACCCGCGACAAGACGGAAAGACCCCATGGAGCTTTACTGTAGCCTGGTATTGGAACTTTGTGCATCATGTACAGGATAGGTGGGAAGCTGAGAAGCAGGGGCGCCAGCCTCTGTGGAGCTGTCGGTGGGATACCACCCTTGATGTACGGAGTTTCTAACTCGTCGCCCTTATCGGGCGAGAGGACCATGCCAGGTGGGCAGTTTGACTGGGGCGGTCGCCTCCCAAAAGGTAACGGAGGCGCCCAAAGGTTCCCTCAGAATGGTCGGAAATCATTCGTAGAGTGTAAAGGCAGAAGGGAGCTTGACTGCGAGACCTACAAGTCGAGCAGGGACGAAAGTCGGGCTTAGTGATCCGGTGGTTCCGCATGGAAGGGCCATCGCTCAACGGATAAAAGCTACCCTGGGGATAACAGGCTTATCTCCCCCAAGAGTCCACATCGACGGGGAGGTTTGGCACCTCGATGTCGGCTCATCGCATCCTGGGGCTGAAGTAGGTCCCAAGGGTTGGGCTGTTCGCCCATTAAAGCGGTACGCGAGCTGGGTTCAGAACGTCGTGAGACAGTTCGGTCCCTATCTGTCGCGGGCGTAGGAAGTTTGAGGAGAGCTGTCCTTAGTACGAGAGGACCGGGATGGACGCACCGCTGGTGCACCAGTTGTCACGCCAGTGGCACAGCTGGGTAGCTATGTGCGGACGGGATAAGCGCTGAAAGCATCTAAGCGTGAAGCCCCCTCCAAGATGAGACTTCCCACAGCGCAAGCTGGTAAGACCCCTCATAGACGATGAGGTTGATAGGTTCGGTGTGGAAGCGTGGTAACACGTGGAGCTGACGAATACTAATCGGTCGAGGACTTATCCACACACTCTTAGCAAACATGCATATTCAGTTTTGAAGGAATGAAACGTACCTCTTTACCGCAGAATGGGTAAAGAGGTTTTTTGTTTTATGCAGTCTTCAGATGGGCAATCATTACAGATCATCTTTTCATGACGCTGTTTATGTCGATAAGTTAGGGCCATTGACCGACAAGATACCCCTTGCAGAGCAGAGAGGGGGTAGACTAACATGAGAAGGTACGTGAATCATCAGTTAGTAGTTGGCAAGGCATGGTTTATGAAGGAGAATAATCAATGAAGAAAATCTTGATCTTTTCAGCTTCCATCGGTAACGGTCACAATCAAGCGGCCAGGGCAATGCAGGAGAGTCTGGCTGAAAATGGCTACACGTCGATGATTATTGATACGTTGGAATACATCAGTCCAACGTTCCACAAGATCTTGCTGGAAAGCTACATGAACTTGTTGAGATTGTCTCCAAAAATGTGGGGGAGAATCTACCATAACACCGAAAAAAGCAGATTCTTTGATATGAATGTGCTCATGAATAAATTACTGGCAAACAAGCTCAAGAAATTAATAAACAGTGTCCAACCGGATGCGTTTATTGCGACGCATCCCTTTGCCAGTTGTATGCTTTCTGTCCTGAAAGGCAGAAATGACTGGAAGGAACCCATTTACACGATCATTACGGACTACACCATACATCCGTCGTGGATCAATCATCACATCAACTATTACTTTATCGGTCACGAGCAGCTGTACTATTTGGTCGACCTCTACCGACAAGACCATCAAAAATATATTCCAATGGGCATCCCGATCATGAGAAAATTCCGATTGCCGCTGGATAAGGAGCAAACTCGGAAAAAGCTTGGGCTGAAGGACGAGCAAAAAAGCATCATTCTCTCCGGAGGTGGTCTGGGGCTCGGATCCATGGAAAAGGTGCTCGACGGGCTGGAAGAGATCGATATGCCGATCAAAGCATTTGTTTTGACGGGAAGCAATGAAAAGCTGTATCGAAAGGTCACCAGTCGCACGTACCGCCATGAGGTGGTGCCCCTCAAATTTGTAAATAACTTTCACGAATATCTGGAGACAGCCGACCTGATCGTGACAAAATCGGGCGGATTGACATCAGCTGAAGTGATGAGCAAACGGGTTCCAATGATTATCTACAACCCGCTGCCGGGACAGGAGGAGCGAAACAGCCATTTCCTGCTGAACAACGGCTGTGCTGTTCACGCCAACTTGTCTGAGCAATTGATCTATTTTATAGAAGAGTTGCTGCATAGTCCCTCAAAGGTTGATTACATGCGGAGAATGTCGCATAAAATCTCCAAGCCCGATGCTGCCCAGCGAATTGCTGAGTTTATCCGCGACGATATGAAAATGATGGACGAACAAGATCAACTGCTACCATAATGTAGATGCTGGCAGGATACAGTTGAAAGAGGGGGAAATCATGAGCATACCTTATGCGATCCTGTTCGATATGGACGGTACCTTACTGCAAACAGAAAAACTCTCGACGCCTGCCTTTCAACGGACGTTTGACCAATTGCGTGCAAAAGGTCTATGGGAAGGGAAAACACCAGATGAGAGCGAAATCACCAACATTTTGGGGATGACAATCGATCAGGTGTGGAACAAGCTGATGCCGGGTGCGAGTGAAGAAGCCAAAGAGGCTGCCGACGGCATTTTGCTGGAAAATGAGATCCAACTGATTCACGAACGGGTAACCGACTTATATCCGGGGGTATGGGATACCTTGCAGGATTTGCATGAGCGTGGTGCTGCCCTGTTTATCGCCAGCAACGGTCAAGAGGCTTATATTGATGCCCTGTGCGAGGAGTACGACCTGAAGCCGTTTTTGATGGACCTCTATTCGGCGGGCCGGTTTCGCACGCGTACAAAAAATGATCTGGTCGCAAAATTACTGAAGGACTATCAGGTGGAAAAAGCGATCATGGTAGGGGACCGCCACTCTGACATTGAGGCG of Brevibacillus choshinensis contains these proteins:
- a CDS encoding MGDG synthase family glycosyltransferase, yielding MKKILIFSASIGNGHNQAARAMQESLAENGYTSMIIDTLEYISPTFHKILLESYMNLLRLSPKMWGRIYHNTEKSRFFDMNVLMNKLLANKLKKLINSVQPDAFIATHPFASCMLSVLKGRNDWKEPIYTIITDYTIHPSWINHHINYYFIGHEQLYYLVDLYRQDHQKYIPMGIPIMRKFRLPLDKEQTRKKLGLKDEQKSIILSGGGLGLGSMEKVLDGLEEIDMPIKAFVLTGSNEKLYRKVTSRTYRHEVVPLKFVNNFHEYLETADLIVTKSGGLTSAEVMSKRVPMIIYNPLPGQEERNSHFLLNNGCAVHANLSEQLIYFIEELLHSPSKVDYMRRMSHKISKPDAAQRIAEFIRDDMKMMDEQDQLLP
- a CDS encoding HAD-IA family hydrolase, with amino-acid sequence MSIPYAILFDMDGTLLQTEKLSTPAFQRTFDQLRAKGLWEGKTPDESEITNILGMTIDQVWNKLMPGASEEAKEAADGILLENEIQLIHERVTDLYPGVWDTLQDLHERGAALFIASNGQEAYIDALCEEYDLKPFLMDLYSAGRFRTRTKNDLVAKLLKDYQVEKAIMVGDRHSDIEAGTTNGLFTIGCDFGFANPGELDGADVIITNFPQLLDHLPEIDTIKQKQT